The genomic DNA AGCGCCTATTTGGAGTCAAATAAAATCTAGAGAGGTCTAGGTGTTACACACACAAAACGCTCTCTCCCAGAAGAACCCTTAACAAAAATTTCTTATGCCAAACCCAAACAGTTAATCAGTTGGAAACGCGGAAAAAATGAAGTTCGCCTTCATAAGCCCAGGAGCAAACGAAGAGCTATCTCTAACCGAAAAAAGCAAAGTAGTAGGCTCTTGGCCACCTCTAGGCATACTCTACATTGCCACTATACTAAAAAACGAAGGAGTAGAAATCGCACTTCTAGACCAAGCGGCAGAAGCTTACTCCCTAGAACAGACAGCAAGATGGGTGGAAAAACAAAACCCGGACATACTAGGCTTCTCGGCTCTAGCAAGCTCAGGCAAAACCGCCGCAAGAATCGCACAAGAAGTAAAAGAAAACGACCCTAGCATCGTAACTGTTTTCGGAAACTACTACGCCACCTTCAATGACAAAAGAATACTTACCACCTACCCTCAAGTGGACATAATAGTCCGCGGAGAAGGCGAAGAAACAACCAAAGAACTCGTAAAAACAATAGAGAAAAAACGCAGCTTAAAAAAAGTGAAAGGAATAACATTCAGACAAAAAAACAAAATCATAGCTACTCCAGACAGACCTCTAATCAAAAACATCGACGCGTTGCCAATTCCTGACCGCAAACTATTAAACGTGGAATACCACTCGACCCTCGTAGGTGCAATTGGCGCTCCAAAAAAATTCACTACACTACTCTCCTCTCGAGGTTGCCCCTACCGCTGCAGATTCTGCGGCTGCCAAAAAATCGTTCATGGCACATGGCGTCCTAGGTCGGTTGAAAAAACCTTTGAAGAACTCCAACAGCTAGCAAGCGAAGGATATCGACAGTTTCTCTTCGTGGACGACAGTTTCACCATAAACCAGAAAAGAATAATCAAACTCTGCCAAAAAATCGTAAAGGAAAGGCTTGATGTTGAGTGGATTTGCGAAGGAAGAGTAGACTATGCATCTTACGGGTTGATGCGGTCGATGGTTAAGGCGGGCTGCAAAATAGTGTATTTCGGCATAGAGAGCGCAAACCAGAGAATCCTAGACTACTATCGAAAACAAATAACTCCTCAACAATCCAGAACTGCTGTAAAGACAGCGAGAAAGGCAGCGATGGATATTATTGTCGGCTCTTTCATCGTTGGTGCTCCAACAGAAACAAGACAAGAGATAGAGAACACTCTCAGATTTGCGCAAGAAGTCCCCCTAGACGTTCCCCAATATAACATTCTAGGTGTGTTTCCGGGCATGGCTATTTGGGATGAATTCGAAGAGAAAGGCTATTTAACCAAAGAACAGGAAGAGCAATACTGGGAAATGGGCGTCGCCGTTGCTAATGTTTATCCAGACACTGTGCCTTATGAGGAAATAAAAGACCTAATCCGCCACTACTACCGACAATTCCTACTACAACGCCCAAACTTTCTTTTGGCGCAGCTTGCGCGGACAATGAAGAGTTCCTTCAGGTTTGACATTATAAAGGCAAATCTGAATCGAATCGGTAGCATCACAAAGGGATGGAAAGACTTTGTTGCTTTTGAAGGTGAAGGGGAGAATACAATAGAAGCTTAGCGGATTAGTTCCCGCTTTTTCCAGCGCAAATTTTTGCTTCTACATTTTCTACATTTGACAGCCGAAGGTGCGTTCCGCGCGCCGCACTGTCGACAAATCTTCATATAAAGCCTATGGCGTTGGGCAATAGTTTTCTTCTGCAGATCAGTTACAGGCAAGAGTGGTAACTCCTGTTGGTTTACGTTTCAAACACGACAGCCACAAATATACTTTACTGTTTTCTTTTCAACATTACCGTTTACTTTCGTTTCCTAAACAACTTACAGTTGTCGATATCGCAGACATACTCAAAGCCAGCCTCTATGAGTCTCTTTGCTTCTTCTATTGTTTTGGCGGTAGCTGAATGAAAATCATTGCCACACTTGCGACGAAATCCATCACTCCAATAAACCTCGAAA from Candidatus Bathyarchaeota archaeon includes the following:
- a CDS encoding B12-binding domain-containing radical SAM protein, which translates into the protein MKFAFISPGANEELSLTEKSKVVGSWPPLGILYIATILKNEGVEIALLDQAAEAYSLEQTARWVEKQNPDILGFSALASSGKTAARIAQEVKENDPSIVTVFGNYYATFNDKRILTTYPQVDIIVRGEGEETTKELVKTIEKKRSLKKVKGITFRQKNKIIATPDRPLIKNIDALPIPDRKLLNVEYHSTLVGAIGAPKKFTTLLSSRGCPYRCRFCGCQKIVHGTWRPRSVEKTFEELQQLASEGYRQFLFVDDSFTINQKRIIKLCQKIVKERLDVEWICEGRVDYASYGLMRSMVKAGCKIVYFGIESANQRILDYYRKQITPQQSRTAVKTARKAAMDIIVGSFIVGAPTETRQEIENTLRFAQEVPLDVPQYNILGVFPGMAIWDEFEEKGYLTKEQEEQYWEMGVAVANVYPDTVPYEEIKDLIRHYYRQFLLQRPNFLLAQLARTMKSSFRFDIIKANLNRIGSITKGWKDFVAFEGEGENTIEA
- a CDS encoding 50S ribosomal protein L40e; translation: MPVTDLQKKTIAQRHRLYMKICRQCGARNAPSAVKCRKCRSKNLRWKKRELIR